A single window of Granulicella mallensis MP5ACTX8 DNA harbors:
- a CDS encoding carboxypeptidase regulatory-like domain-containing protein produces the protein MRYIRFTGYLLALIGLSSPLLAQNASVSGQVVDPQHAVISDATVTLMNTETQVQARTKTNAKGNFILPPVVPGHYEVKAAAQGFTSTILKGVTLELGESKVLTLELKVGAVQQTVEVTSTPPELNTSSADRGLLIEPTFVQSIPLNIRNPLQLIDFAAGVTKGDDGLSGQDSTSESRTNTFRINGAKSATTDVLIDGATNTTAYYNQDAGIPGVESVQEFRVYTDAYAPEFGRTSGGLVSYALRSGTNRLHGSVFEFFRNEDLDANGYNANNSATPTPRGHFSRNQYGATLGGPVVIPKLYDGRDKTFFFVSYEGLRDTSAGSFLGTVPTALERTGDFSQTKDANGNQIDIYDPSTTNTVGPGYSRTKLNANTPNANKITTPLNPIGVAIVNLYPLPNRPGTGGSDLDNFFSNAPGTDDNNSFDIRIDHKFSEHQSIFGHITDFTNHINYNDYFGNGLSPEDANDRIPGKNITVDHTWIIKQNLIFEHHFSWAHSESNRAETVLKSPASLGFNGSVAPGITANLTPSISISGPGAVGGYSSLGNDYPFEANFSSVYQYAAAMTWVKGNHAVKFGLDWRRYPTQLWDPEQMSVSGGAGLTDGFTKGTTTALTDSGNGVAELLLGYGSVSSGYEPETQSVHDYRAVYVQDAFQVNPRLTVTYGLRYSYETGDVEKNNLLNYLNTTAVSPLQAQVPSLKLTGGVGIPGLGGTSRQLQNPEKTSFDPRIGVAYRLNDKTVMHAGFGIFRHPAAAWQQFPNADGGIRTSTSVDTEADKETPLPGFQLSNPFPLGLPAPAGNAAGLGIDVGDSVEGPLRHQSVPYQENWSLDIQRTLPGDFVVTAAYVGNEGVHLLVNEQLNQLPDADLALGSKLLTLVPNPLYGLIDPVSSINTPTVQNMQLLRPHPQYQNFEATGVGAGHSTYHAGQLTVEHRLRHGLAVVFAYTYSKAIDNVGEMTSVAGTMGAVTDTYCPRCDRSRSDQNETHVLRWSTRYELPFGSGKAFLNQGFVKHIVGGWALSAIYQIDTGRPLAVSYTDVANTGSSSTLSRPNIVPGVSDKAPGGPQIKLKGIYFNKAAFAATPTYSFGTANRYLPDVNSPTAWDLDSMLEKSTQLSNRFTLSFRAEMFNALNNVTFSGPTTSFTSSTFGQEATLSQSNTPRNVQLSMRLAF, from the coding sequence ATGCGATATATAAGATTCACTGGATACCTCCTCGCACTTATAGGTCTTTCTTCGCCACTTCTTGCGCAGAACGCCAGTGTCAGCGGTCAAGTCGTCGATCCTCAACATGCGGTGATAAGCGACGCGACAGTGACCTTGATGAACACTGAGACTCAGGTGCAGGCACGAACCAAAACGAATGCAAAAGGTAACTTCATTCTGCCCCCTGTTGTGCCTGGACACTATGAGGTCAAGGCCGCAGCTCAAGGGTTTACTTCTACCATCTTGAAGGGAGTTACGCTCGAGTTGGGCGAATCCAAGGTGTTGACCCTGGAGTTGAAGGTAGGTGCTGTACAGCAGACAGTAGAAGTCACGAGCACTCCGCCGGAACTGAACACGAGTAGTGCGGACCGCGGTCTTCTTATCGAACCTACTTTTGTTCAGAGCATTCCACTTAATATTCGAAATCCCTTGCAGCTTATTGACTTTGCCGCCGGTGTGACGAAGGGTGATGATGGCCTCTCCGGTCAGGACTCCACCAGCGAAAGCCGTACCAACACCTTTCGTATCAATGGTGCTAAGTCCGCAACTACGGATGTGCTGATCGATGGTGCGACCAATACCACCGCCTACTACAACCAGGATGCAGGCATCCCGGGAGTGGAATCGGTCCAGGAGTTCCGCGTCTATACAGATGCCTACGCTCCGGAGTTCGGGCGTACCAGTGGTGGATTAGTAAGTTATGCCCTGCGTTCGGGAACCAACCGACTGCATGGATCGGTCTTCGAGTTCTTCCGTAATGAAGATCTCGACGCGAATGGTTATAACGCGAACAACAGTGCAACTCCTACTCCGCGAGGCCATTTCAGCAGGAACCAATATGGCGCTACGCTTGGAGGCCCTGTTGTGATTCCTAAGCTCTATGACGGTCGTGACAAGACTTTCTTCTTTGTTTCGTATGAAGGATTGCGGGACACTAGCGCCGGTTCGTTCCTGGGAACTGTGCCCACAGCGCTGGAAAGAACCGGTGATTTTTCGCAAACGAAAGATGCCAATGGCAATCAAATCGATATCTATGATCCCAGCACGACAAACACTGTAGGGCCTGGGTACTCCAGGACGAAATTAAATGCGAACACGCCTAACGCAAATAAGATCACAACGCCTCTTAATCCAATCGGCGTCGCGATCGTCAATCTTTACCCGCTTCCTAACAGGCCTGGAACGGGTGGGAGCGATCTGGATAACTTCTTCTCCAATGCTCCAGGGACGGACGATAATAATAGCTTCGATATCAGGATCGACCATAAGTTTAGCGAGCACCAAAGCATCTTTGGGCATATAACGGATTTCACAAACCACATCAATTACAACGATTACTTCGGCAATGGGCTTTCGCCTGAAGATGCAAATGACCGCATTCCGGGCAAGAACATCACTGTGGATCATACCTGGATCATCAAGCAGAACCTGATCTTCGAGCACCACTTTTCCTGGGCGCACAGTGAGTCGAACAGAGCAGAAACAGTGCTGAAAAGCCCAGCCTCTCTTGGATTCAACGGTAGCGTAGCTCCTGGGATTACAGCGAACCTGACACCCTCCATCAGTATCAGCGGCCCTGGGGCTGTAGGTGGCTACAGCTCGCTGGGAAATGATTATCCCTTCGAGGCGAATTTCTCTTCTGTCTACCAATATGCGGCTGCGATGACGTGGGTCAAAGGGAACCACGCGGTAAAGTTCGGCCTTGACTGGCGGCGTTACCCGACCCAACTCTGGGACCCTGAACAGATGTCAGTCAGTGGCGGAGCAGGCCTGACAGACGGGTTCACAAAAGGCACGACTACAGCGCTTACAGACTCCGGCAACGGCGTTGCGGAACTGCTCCTCGGTTATGGATCTGTAAGCTCTGGCTATGAGCCGGAGACGCAGTCTGTCCACGATTACCGTGCCGTCTATGTCCAGGATGCATTCCAGGTCAATCCTCGTCTGACGGTTACCTACGGACTCAGATACAGCTACGAGACCGGTGATGTTGAGAAAAATAACTTATTGAATTATCTGAATACCACGGCAGTTTCACCGCTCCAGGCGCAGGTCCCCTCGTTGAAGCTTACAGGGGGTGTGGGTATCCCCGGCCTGGGAGGCACAAGCAGACAGTTACAGAATCCGGAGAAGACGAGCTTCGATCCACGCATAGGCGTTGCCTACAGGCTTAACGATAAGACAGTAATGCATGCCGGATTTGGCATCTTCCGTCATCCTGCCGCCGCCTGGCAGCAATTCCCCAATGCAGATGGTGGAATACGTACTTCTACTTCGGTCGACACGGAAGCGGATAAAGAGACGCCTCTCCCCGGCTTCCAGCTCAGCAACCCCTTCCCTCTCGGACTTCCTGCCCCTGCTGGTAACGCGGCTGGACTTGGCATTGACGTTGGAGATTCCGTCGAAGGGCCCTTGCGGCACCAGAGTGTTCCTTACCAGGAAAACTGGTCACTCGATATCCAGCGCACTCTGCCTGGTGACTTCGTTGTGACAGCCGCCTATGTTGGGAACGAAGGCGTGCATCTTCTGGTGAACGAGCAGTTGAACCAGCTTCCTGATGCTGATTTGGCACTGGGTTCTAAGCTGCTAACCCTTGTTCCGAACCCGCTCTACGGTCTTATCGATCCTGTCTCCAGCATCAATACACCGACAGTTCAAAATATGCAGTTGCTTCGCCCGCACCCGCAATATCAGAACTTCGAAGCGACCGGTGTCGGAGCAGGGCACTCTACATACCATGCCGGGCAGTTGACGGTAGAGCACCGGCTTAGGCATGGGCTTGCAGTTGTCTTCGCCTATACCTATAGCAAGGCGATAGATAACGTAGGCGAGATGACCAGCGTTGCCGGTACCATGGGCGCTGTTACGGACACGTATTGCCCGCGATGCGATAGATCCCGTTCCGACCAGAACGAAACTCATGTGCTTCGCTGGAGCACGCGCTATGAACTGCCTTTTGGCAGCGGAAAGGCTTTCCTGAATCAGGGCTTTGTCAAACACATCGTGGGCGGCTGGGCTTTGAGTGCCATCTACCAGATCGATACGGGACGTCCGCTGGCGGTCAGTTATACCGATGTCGCCAATACAGGCAGCTCCAGTACTCTCTCCCGTCCAAATATCGTTCCCGGAGTCTCCGACAAGGCGCCAGGAGGCCCCCAAATCAAGCTCAAAGGGATCTATTTCAATAAGGCCGCTTTCGCGGCAACGCCCACCTATTCTTTCGGCACGGCGAATCGCTACCTGCCTGATGTAAATAGCCCTACGGCCTGGGACCTCGATTCAATGCTCGAAAAGAGTACTCAGTTGTCCAATCGCTTCACGCTTTCCTTTAGAGCTGAGATGTTCAACGCTCTCAACAATGTGACCTTCTCTGGACCTACAACGAGCTTCACTTCCTCGACCTTTGGCCAGGAAGCCACTCTAAGCCAGAGCAATACACCGCGTAACGTTCAGCTCAGCATGCGCCTGGCGTTTTAG
- a CDS encoding amidohydrolase → MIKKLCLFLALISNIAFAADTIVINANVITVDKDHPIAQAFAFDNGRFTSVGTNAEILKLKGPATKVIDLKGMTVTPGFNDAHLHPQAIFAEGTPHYRVWLGADRVKTMDELVAALKRQAAVTPPGAMISGYGYDDVLLGRHPNRHDLDKVSTTQPVVITHGSGHITAVNSFVLEASSVTKDTQDPSGGALDRDADGTPNGVIRESARGLIRRGTGGANREAIPLDEELKGYMNCFRQYSAKGITSVGIAGGSPSSFQIMQQLRDRGNPVRVGFMFSADSFDKLQGAGIKRGFGDDHLRITALKTYQGNSLSGRTAWLSEAYSDRPDYFGIPPARTQEKLDEDYQKWWDAGWQVATHSNGDREIDMVLTAIERAEAKNPRPDARWRIEHASVMNQALLDRAKKDGVILVFHSYMWEYGDILLSYGPKRLSMMHAYRTAIDMGIPVAGHSDSPISAADPLLRIQDMVTRTSNQGSLIGEVQRVSVDEAIKVWTLDGAYATFEEDTKGSITPGKLADFVVLQKDPHQVAPNKIKDILLEATYLGGQKVYTAPLKTVAMIPPPPINYGDGNYGDGDEEENQNVPN, encoded by the coding sequence ATGATCAAGAAGCTATGTTTATTCCTGGCACTTATCTCGAATATCGCGTTCGCGGCCGATACGATCGTTATCAACGCCAACGTGATTACAGTGGACAAGGACCATCCTATTGCCCAGGCCTTCGCTTTCGACAATGGCCGCTTTACGTCCGTTGGGACGAATGCTGAAATCCTGAAACTTAAAGGGCCGGCAACGAAGGTCATCGACCTCAAGGGAATGACTGTTACGCCCGGGTTCAACGATGCTCATCTGCATCCGCAAGCCATCTTTGCGGAAGGCACACCACACTACAGGGTGTGGCTAGGCGCCGACCGAGTGAAGACGATGGATGAGCTTGTCGCGGCACTCAAGCGGCAGGCCGCGGTTACGCCTCCGGGCGCGATGATCAGTGGATATGGCTATGACGATGTTTTGCTGGGGCGTCATCCCAACCGTCATGATTTAGATAAAGTATCCACTACGCAGCCAGTTGTGATCACCCATGGTTCAGGCCATATCACCGCAGTAAATAGTTTTGTGCTGGAAGCTTCAAGCGTCACAAAAGATACCCAGGATCCATCTGGTGGCGCCCTCGACCGTGACGCCGATGGAACGCCCAACGGTGTAATTCGTGAGAGTGCTCGTGGCCTTATCCGGCGCGGAACGGGCGGCGCTAATCGGGAAGCCATTCCGCTGGACGAAGAGCTGAAGGGGTATATGAACTGCTTTCGGCAGTACTCCGCCAAGGGAATCACCAGCGTAGGCATTGCGGGAGGCAGCCCCTCTTCCTTCCAGATCATGCAGCAGTTGCGCGATCGCGGGAATCCGGTGCGTGTTGGATTCATGTTCAGTGCGGACTCGTTCGACAAACTCCAGGGAGCCGGTATAAAGCGCGGCTTCGGCGATGATCATCTACGCATCACAGCTCTTAAGACCTACCAGGGAAACTCGTTGAGCGGCCGTACTGCATGGCTCAGCGAGGCTTACTCGGACCGTCCTGACTACTTCGGTATCCCGCCCGCTCGTACTCAGGAGAAGCTGGATGAGGATTACCAAAAATGGTGGGATGCCGGTTGGCAGGTTGCGACGCACTCCAATGGAGATCGCGAGATCGATATGGTTCTCACCGCAATCGAACGTGCCGAAGCCAAAAATCCTCGTCCTGATGCCCGCTGGCGGATTGAGCATGCGAGCGTAATGAATCAGGCGCTATTGGACCGTGCGAAGAAGGATGGTGTCATCCTGGTCTTTCACTCATATATGTGGGAGTACGGAGATATCCTGCTTTCTTACGGACCAAAGCGACTCTCGATGATGCATGCCTATCGTACGGCAATTGATATGGGCATTCCCGTGGCTGGTCATTCTGACTCTCCCATCTCCGCGGCTGATCCCTTGCTCAGAATTCAGGATATGGTTACACGCACGAGCAATCAGGGAAGTCTTATTGGAGAAGTTCAGCGGGTCAGTGTGGACGAAGCTATTAAGGTCTGGACATTGGATGGTGCTTACGCCACCTTTGAAGAAGATACGAAGGGTTCGATCACGCCAGGGAAGTTGGCGGACTTTGTAGTTCTTCAGAAGGACCCCCACCAGGTTGCGCCGAACAAGATCAAGGACATTCTTCTTGAAGCGACTTATCTGGGTGGACAAAAAGTGTACACAGCGCCACTTAAAACAGTTGCGATGATCCCTCCTCCGCCGATCAATTACGGTGATGGAAATTACGGAGATGGAGACGAGGAGGAGAATCAGAATGTACCCAACTAG
- a CDS encoding 2-aminoethylphosphonate--pyruvate transaminase — translation MYPTSPDKLLFTPGPLTTSATVKEAMLRDLGSLDRDFLATVRNIRTRLLDLGPYSHEDYECVLMQGSGTFVVESVISSAIPRNGKLLVLVNGAYGRRIAQTARVHGIELDVFEVVENRKFTSELVAEYLFSRPGITHVAVVHCETTSGILNQVEEIGHVVHRAGASYIVDAMSSFGAVPIDMEASHIDYLISSANKCIEGVPGFGFILVNRRALESAKGQARTLSLDLYDQWASMEANGHFRFTPPIQTLLAFEQALNELDEEGGVHARGERYKANHIALCRGMKDIGFEVYLAEEDQSFIITSFRYSTNPAFRFTDFYEKLWTAGFAIYPGKLSHESCFRVGSIGRIAVVEIEALLEAIRRVLRDMGVHWVREEVG, via the coding sequence ATGTACCCAACTAGTCCAGATAAGTTGCTGTTTACCCCCGGCCCTTTGACCACGAGCGCTACGGTCAAAGAGGCTATGCTCAGGGACCTGGGATCATTGGATCGCGATTTTCTGGCGACTGTCCGCAATATTCGAACACGCCTGCTCGACCTGGGCCCCTACTCGCATGAAGACTATGAATGCGTCCTCATGCAGGGAAGCGGAACGTTTGTCGTTGAGTCGGTGATCTCCTCCGCGATCCCCCGCAATGGCAAACTGCTGGTTCTGGTCAACGGTGCTTATGGGAGGCGGATAGCACAGACAGCACGAGTACATGGTATCGAGCTGGATGTCTTCGAGGTAGTTGAAAATAGAAAGTTCACTTCTGAACTTGTTGCAGAATATTTGTTCTCTCGCCCCGGTATCACTCATGTGGCGGTGGTGCATTGTGAAACGACGAGCGGCATCCTGAACCAGGTGGAAGAGATCGGACACGTAGTGCATCGTGCGGGCGCGAGTTACATCGTGGACGCAATGAGCAGCTTTGGGGCGGTTCCCATCGATATGGAAGCTTCACATATCGACTATCTGATTTCTTCTGCAAATAAATGTATTGAAGGAGTTCCTGGGTTCGGTTTTATTCTCGTCAATCGCCGAGCTCTGGAATCCGCGAAGGGACAGGCCCGTACGCTAAGTCTCGATCTCTATGATCAATGGGCAAGTATGGAAGCGAATGGGCATTTTCGCTTCACCCCTCCGATCCAAACCCTACTGGCCTTCGAGCAGGCACTCAATGAACTCGATGAGGAGGGTGGAGTCCATGCACGTGGGGAGCGCTACAAGGCGAACCACATTGCCTTATGCCGAGGCATGAAGGACATTGGCTTTGAGGTCTATCTCGCTGAAGAGGATCAGAGCTTCATCATCACGTCGTTCCGATACTCTACCAACCCGGCATTCCGATTTACGGATTTCTATGAAAAGCTTTGGACCGCAGGGTTTGCAATTTATCCAGGGAAGTTGTCCCACGAATCATGTTTCCGCGTTGGAAGCATTGGAAGGATTGCGGTCGTTGAGATAGAGGCGCTTCTTGAAGCGATTCGGCGAGTACTCCGCGATATGGGAGTTCATTGGGTGCGTGAAGAGGTGGGCTAG
- a CDS encoding FMN-dependent NADH-azoreductase, which produces MKLLEIQSSPRGESSDSISLTQSFIEACKSDNTSIVVDTLNVWHEHLPEFDYEAIGAKYKAVKHETMTEAESKAWEHIQSLIQRFQNADRIVIGTPMWNFGLPYKLKQLIDLVAQRNYLFTYDGKQYGPLLNVEKAVVVYTRGSRFLEGTPIPPSLFDHQATYLDFWLQLVGVRDLRSVIVDNAWNQDRQESEVSLAKGKATLEQLVEWFLN; this is translated from the coding sequence GTGAAACTTCTCGAAATTCAGTCCTCGCCAAGAGGCGAATCTTCCGATTCAATCAGCCTCACCCAATCGTTCATCGAGGCGTGCAAATCCGACAACACCTCGATCGTTGTGGATACGTTGAACGTCTGGCATGAACATCTACCGGAGTTCGATTACGAGGCCATTGGAGCGAAGTACAAAGCAGTGAAGCACGAAACGATGACTGAGGCAGAATCCAAAGCATGGGAGCACATTCAATCGTTGATCCAACGCTTTCAGAACGCTGATCGAATCGTCATCGGAACTCCAATGTGGAACTTCGGCCTGCCTTACAAGCTCAAGCAATTGATTGATCTCGTAGCACAGCGAAACTATCTGTTTACCTACGACGGCAAACAGTACGGCCCTCTCTTGAACGTGGAAAAAGCAGTCGTCGTCTATACACGCGGTTCACGCTTCCTGGAGGGTACTCCTATACCGCCCTCGTTATTCGACCACCAAGCAACCTATTTGGACTTTTGGTTGCAGCTTGTAGGTGTTCGAGATCTTCGGAGCGTAATTGTTGACAACGCGTGGAATCAAGATCGTCAGGAATCAGAAGTGAGCCTGGCGAAGGGCAAAGCGACTTTGGAACAACTGGTTGAGTGGTTTCTTAACTAG
- a CDS encoding alpha/beta hydrolase produces MFNRFAVFTTMLCAAALSTAPNLQAQKSEVKNIVLVHGAWADGSGWRGVYDNLVRDGYNVSIVQEPETTFQDDVTAVKRILALQDGPSILVAHSYGGAVITEAGTDPSVAGLVYVAAHMPDAGENEADDGKRFPSDLSRSGAIKKTADGFTYLDPTRFHEYFAADLSAEQAAFMARSQVLNAADNFKAVITKAAWREKPSWMVVAGADRTINPDLERFYAKRAHSHTVEVAGASHSVYVSHPKEVADVIESAARSVSK; encoded by the coding sequence ATGTTCAATCGATTCGCCGTATTTACCACAATGTTATGTGCTGCCGCCCTGTCGACCGCACCAAACTTACAAGCTCAGAAGTCCGAAGTAAAAAATATTGTCCTCGTCCACGGAGCCTGGGCGGACGGTTCGGGTTGGAGGGGCGTCTACGACAATCTTGTCAGGGATGGCTACAACGTCAGCATCGTCCAGGAGCCGGAGACGACCTTCCAGGATGATGTGACCGCCGTGAAGCGTATCCTCGCACTGCAAGATGGACCGAGCATCCTTGTCGCGCACAGCTATGGGGGAGCCGTAATTACGGAAGCGGGCACCGATCCATCCGTTGCTGGATTGGTGTACGTTGCAGCGCACATGCCAGACGCTGGAGAGAACGAAGCGGACGACGGGAAGCGCTTCCCGAGTGACCTCAGCAGGTCTGGTGCGATCAAGAAGACGGCAGATGGTTTCACGTACCTCGATCCCACTCGGTTCCATGAATACTTTGCAGCCGATCTTTCTGCGGAGCAGGCCGCTTTCATGGCGCGCTCGCAGGTGCTGAACGCTGCGGACAACTTCAAGGCAGTCATCACCAAGGCTGCATGGAGAGAAAAGCCGAGTTGGATGGTCGTCGCCGGGGCGGATAGAACGATCAATCCCGACCTCGAACGCTTTTATGCCAAACGAGCTCATAGCCACACGGTCGAAGTCGCAGGCGCCAGCCACTCAGTCTACGTCTCGCATCCCAAAGAGGTCGCAGATGTAATTGAGAGTGCCGCACGTTCGGTTTCGAAATAG
- a CDS encoding NmrA family NAD(P)-binding protein gives MYAVMGITGKVGGAVASTLLAKGEKVRGIVRNPEKAAEWQKQGVELFKADYDDVDALTAAFTGVAGAFVMVPPNFAPTPGFAETKATLKVLREALSRALPSKAVYLSSIGAEQASGLGLITSSHLLEETLGDLPISHAFLRAAWFIENSAGDVASARDEGKILFQLHPLDRKFPLVATEDIGKVGAETITQSWTGIRHIEVAGPEGYSPLDIAEAFADAVGHPVEAIAVPRAEWETLWVSQGMPEGRTAPRAEMVDGFNSTWIHFGVPGTEHVDGVTPLHEVITQLVTRG, from the coding sequence ATGTACGCAGTCATGGGAATCACAGGGAAGGTAGGCGGCGCCGTTGCGAGCACTCTTCTTGCAAAGGGCGAAAAGGTTCGAGGGATCGTAAGAAATCCCGAGAAAGCAGCAGAGTGGCAGAAACAAGGTGTGGAGCTTTTCAAAGCCGACTACGACGACGTGGATGCGCTTACAGCAGCGTTCACCGGTGTCGCTGGCGCGTTCGTAATGGTTCCTCCAAACTTCGCACCAACACCGGGCTTCGCCGAGACCAAGGCAACTTTGAAGGTCCTGCGTGAGGCACTCTCAAGAGCTCTGCCGTCGAAGGCGGTTTATCTGTCATCCATCGGAGCGGAACAGGCCAGCGGATTGGGTTTGATCACGAGCTCTCATCTTCTCGAAGAGACGCTGGGCGATCTTCCAATCTCTCATGCATTTCTGCGCGCCGCCTGGTTCATTGAGAACTCAGCCGGTGACGTAGCGAGCGCGCGGGATGAAGGCAAGATCCTGTTTCAGCTCCATCCGCTTGACCGGAAGTTTCCTCTGGTCGCGACTGAGGACATCGGCAAGGTAGGTGCAGAGACGATCACCCAAAGCTGGACCGGAATTCGCCATATCGAAGTTGCGGGCCCCGAGGGCTACAGTCCACTCGACATAGCAGAGGCTTTCGCGGATGCTGTTGGGCACCCCGTCGAAGCAATCGCCGTTCCCAGGGCGGAATGGGAGACGCTATGGGTCTCACAGGGAATGCCGGAGGGGCGGACGGCGCCTCGGGCGGAGATGGTCGATGGATTCAATTCCACTTGGATTCACTTTGGCGTACCCGGAACAGAACACGTGGATGGAGTAACGCCGCTTCATGAGGTGATCACTCAGCTCGTGACTCGCGGTTAA
- a CDS encoding SDR family NAD(P)-dependent oxidoreductase, which translates to MARIFITGSTDGLGRMAAELLIEQGHRVVLHARSQSRADETKRNVPQAEAVVIGDLGSIAQTRKVAEQVNALGTFDAVIHNAAVGYKEPKRIETEDGLPHVFAINTIAPYILTALIAKPKRLVYLSSGLHQNGDSTLEDLTWKARAWDGEQAYSDTKLHDVLLAFGIARRWPGVLSNALEPGWVPTKMGGAEATDDLDEAHRTQVWLAASDQLEALVTGEYFYHLRKWGTLPAAHDVARQDRLLAICERLSGIALPE; encoded by the coding sequence ATGGCACGCATATTCATCACCGGATCTACTGATGGCCTCGGCAGGATGGCGGCGGAGTTGCTGATTGAGCAGGGTCACAGGGTCGTCCTGCACGCCCGAAGCCAGTCCCGCGCCGACGAGACAAAGAGAAACGTCCCGCAGGCGGAGGCGGTTGTTATCGGCGATCTAGGCAGCATTGCCCAGACTCGAAAGGTCGCAGAGCAGGTCAATGCGCTCGGCACGTTCGACGCCGTCATCCACAACGCTGCCGTGGGCTACAAGGAGCCGAAGCGAATCGAGACGGAAGATGGTCTCCCGCATGTCTTCGCGATCAACACGATTGCACCCTACATCCTGACAGCCCTGATCGCGAAGCCGAAGCGACTCGTCTATCTCAGCTCCGGGCTTCACCAGAACGGCGATTCGACCCTGGAGGACCTGACATGGAAGGCTCGCGCGTGGGACGGAGAACAAGCCTACTCCGACACGAAGCTACATGACGTACTCCTGGCCTTTGGCATCGCACGACGTTGGCCTGGAGTCCTCTCGAATGCACTAGAGCCAGGCTGGGTCCCGACGAAGATGGGTGGCGCCGAGGCAACAGATGATCTGGATGAGGCACATCGCACCCAGGTTTGGCTGGCTGCAAGCGATCAACTTGAGGCACTCGTAACTGGAGAGTATTTTTATCACCTGAGAAAGTGGGGTACCCTTCCAGCGGCCCACGACGTTGCCAGGCAAGATCGGCTGCTTGCGATCTGTGAACGCCTCAGCGGCATTGCTCTGCCCGAGTAG
- a CDS encoding SRPBCC family protein yields MAIHRTWAVLLAAAILGISGHAQVPAHQGLTFNGDGALRNNQIHWPKGFEPSQADLFAHNEIDIQAGCKIAFTNLVDAEAWPSWYSNSKDVKVLNTPDHRLRKNARISWETFGFHIESRVWEFEPNRRLGWFGDGKDVHAYHTFFLTKTPEGCHIDTEEVVKGPGAIQFREQQPNTMHEGHQLWLTTLKDRSEKH; encoded by the coding sequence ATGGCAATTCATAGGACATGGGCGGTGCTGCTCGCTGCAGCAATATTAGGCATAAGCGGTCATGCGCAGGTGCCGGCACATCAGGGACTTACATTCAACGGCGACGGCGCGTTGCGTAACAACCAGATTCATTGGCCCAAGGGGTTCGAGCCCAGCCAGGCGGACCTCTTTGCGCACAATGAGATCGACATCCAGGCAGGATGCAAGATCGCTTTCACCAATCTTGTCGATGCAGAGGCTTGGCCCTCCTGGTACTCGAACTCGAAGGACGTCAAGGTCTTGAACACACCGGATCATCGGCTTCGGAAGAACGCACGAATCTCGTGGGAGACCTTCGGATTCCACATCGAGAGCCGCGTGTGGGAGTTTGAGCCGAATCGCCGCCTCGGATGGTTCGGAGACGGTAAGGACGTCCATGCTTATCACACGTTCTTTCTTACCAAAACCCCTGAGGGGTGCCACATCGACACGGAAGAGGTTGTGAAGGGCCCTGGTGCCATTCAGTTCCGTGAGCAGCAACCGAACACCATGCACGAGGGGCATCAGCTTTGGCTGACGACCTTGAAGGACCGGTCGGAGAAGCACTGA